Genomic DNA from Perognathus longimembris pacificus isolate PPM17 chromosome 6, ASM2315922v1, whole genome shotgun sequence:
TGAACAATATTCTcaaggccgggctggggatatggcctagtggcaagagtgcttgcctcgtatacacgaggccctgggttcaattccccagcaccacatatgcagaaaatggccagaagtggcgccatgactcaagtggcagagtgccagccttgagcaagaagaagccaggggggctggggatatggcctagtggcaagagagcttgccttgtatacatgaggccctgggttcgattccccagcaccacatatacagaaaatggccagaagtggcgctgtggctcaagtggcagagtgctatccttgagcaaaaggaagccagggatagtgctcaggccctgagtccaaggcccaggatggccgaaaaaaaaaaaaaagaagccagggacagtgctcaggccctgagtccaagccccaggactggcaccaaaaaaaacaaaaacaatattctCAAGGCCAAACATTCTTTAGAAAATTCCCAGTCTGGGATTTTCTGTTCACTTATTTGAATTGTTTTatctctcttattttcttctgtgtttcctGCATTTCCATTCACACCTTAGTCTTGGCTAATTAGGATATTGAGATTGTTAGAatcactgttccaagccagcatgCACAGAATAAAGTTTGGGGGAGCCCTCTTCTCAGAGAGCTGGTCAAGGTGGCATGCAACTGTTTATCCTAGTTACCAGGAAACCTGACCTGTATAGGTAGGTAGGCATGGCCAAACAGGAAATAAGACAtctcaaaataacaagcaaaattcAGGGCTAAATTCATGGCTCAGTGGGAAAAGTTCTGCTCAACAAGCACAAGGCCAGGTTCAAAAACAACcaaagccgggctggggatatggcctagtggcaagagtgcttgcctcgtatacatgaggccctgggttcaattccccagcaccacatatacagaaaatggccagaagtggcactgtggctcaagtggcagagtgctagccttgagcaaagagaagccagggacagtgctcaggccctgagtccaagccccaggactggccaaaaaaaaaaaaaacaaaaaaaaaaaaaaacaaccaaagccTGCAGTCCTAccttcttgggaggcagaaattgggaggTCAAAGTTTAAGGCCCCATCTCAAGCAGTGGCGAGATGTgtacctgttatcttagctacggGGGGATCACAGGAGCTGAGCACAGGGCCGTGATTCTGTCATCCTCATCAACACAAGGAAGCACAAGTAAATGGCTCATAGCTCAGGCTGATGTGGCATAAAGGGACACCCTATCTTGAGAATAACCATTGCACAAAGGGGCTGaagttgtggcacaagtgatagaacaccagcctcacAAGAGCAAAGCTCTAAAATCAATCCCAGGTacttccaaaaacaaataaataaagcatggctaaattcatcttgagCTTTTCAGGCAAGGGTACTTCACAGGCTGCAGCGTGCTTCATTCTTAGGTATCATATTCAGGGGCTACTACTTGAATGATGTCTTGGATTTATTTTCCACTCCTGACTTTGTCTGCTCTTTCTTTCACAGCCTCAAAGAGTTGTGATCACATGCCCTCAGGATTTCCCTCGTTGCTCCGTCCCATCTCGGGTGGGGCTGCCCCTTCTCTCTTCTGAGTTCCTGCTGACTGGAGTTCTGAAGCAAGAAGCCAAGCCAGAGGACTTTGCCTTCTCCTGTGTAGAAAAGTCATCTACCTGAAAACCCTAGtaccttttccctcccatcccagtaAATAAAGTTCTAGAAGACAtatgttaaaaaaagaattaagggcCTTAGAAAGGACTTGGGAAAATAGTTATGTCTTGTCCTAGAATATGGCTGAGACCAAAAGGTTTATGGGAAAACAAAGATAGGGAAATTTGGAATCAGTTCTAAAATGGCCATTTTTAGCATGGCCATTCTGCCTAAATCTGTAGCCAGATATGATGGTgagcatctgtaatcctggctatcgaggagaggcaggaggaaccAAGaatttgagtttgaggccagagcAGCCCAAGTTAGTGAAACTCTATGTGAAAAAAAGCGTTGggagatggctcaagtggcagagtacttgcctagctttgAGAACTCCtcggttcaatccccagtaccacacacaatcacacaattGGCTAATTCCtggctgagagtgtggctcatgggtagagtgcttgcttagcttaGGAAAAGAACAATGGCCTGTCATATATGCAGCTATCTTAAATGTCTGCCTGTCTTTAGCCACATTCATTCTCCAGACACCCATAACAAAAAGTAGCTTACCTCCTATTGGGAAGCCATCTCTCCTCACTGGGATTCTTGCTCATCCTCAGAAGATAGCAAAAATAACTTTGGTATGAGGCACTCAAAGAATACTTAAATTGAGATAAGAGGTTGGAGTTAGAGAATGctactaaaatattttcaactcTCCCACATGGCTGGTTAGAAGTGTCCGCTAACTTTGATACTGCACTTTTCTGGCAAGAATTTGTAAAATAAGAGTTTTGACTCGATTTCTAGGACAATAAACACTTTGTGCCTTatggtgttgtttgtttttaaatgtctggTATTGAGACAAAGttgtgtggttttgttgttttttttttctttttgccagtcttgggacttgaactcagggcctggacactgcccctgagcttcttttgctcatggctaggactctaccacttgagccacagcgccacatccagctttttctgtttatgtggtactgaggaatcgagcccagggcttcatgcatgctaggcaagcactctaccactaagccatattcctagcccaagacaacttttaaagaaatagttataaacttgtatttttttaagttggttgGTTATAAGGCTGTGAACAAATTGGAACCATTATATACTGCTGGTGAAATGTAAAATGGTTTGGCCTATATGGTAAGCAGAtataagccagacactggtggcttatccctgtaatcctggctgctcaggaggatgggatctgaggatcaaagtcagcctgggcaagaaaattcaagagacttatctccaagtaaccaccaaaaagctggaagtggagctgtggcagagtgccaaccttgagcaaaaatggtaaGGGAcgctgtccaggcccagagttcaagaacacatacacaaaaagcaaaagaaaaaccagtTAAATGTAGAGCTAAGCCTGTTGCCATGCACTTGTAGTCCCCAGCATTCAGGCAGGAGGCTGAGTATCTCAAAAATCCATAGTAACTAAAAGTTAAAGCATATTGCCCACAAATTCTACCTAGTTATATACCTGAAGATTTGAAAACAATTTGTACCTGTATGTCCATACCATAACTATTCACAGCCTACAAAAAACAGTACAAATGTTCAGCAAGATGAATAcattccggggctgggaatatggcctagtgcttgcctcatatacatgaagcccccagaaccacatacatagaaaaaaacagaagtggcactatggctcaagtggcagagtgctagccttgagcaaaaagaagccagggacagtgctcaggccctgagttcaagcatcaggactggcaagaaaaaacaaaaaaataaatacattccaTACAAGGGAATATTCAACCATAAATAGGACTGAGATATAGCAAAGTTCTTGGAGGATAAACTTCAAAAACATTTTGCTAAGTGAAAAACCACCAAACAATTTCACTTATATGAAATATCCAAAATGGGTAAGTAATGAAGACCAAGAGATTGTTGGTTGTCAGAGGATAATGAGTAGGGGGACTTGGTGGTAACTGATTAGTTGGTCTGGATTTTTATTGTAAGGTGATAGGACATTTTGAAACTACACAGAGGAGGTGGTTGTACTTCTGCAAACATACTAAACGCCACTGTATTAACATGTTTGACAGTTTTTCTCGGGGGTTGGCAGGCTGGCTCCATGTCAGATTAGTTAGGGAGATCAGAGGCTGGCCCCAATTCCACTGAgctctccccagcccctgaacttgaGTTGAAGGCCACGCTCCATCTGCTAGGAATCCCGGGAAGATTCTCCCTCGCAGTGAAAAAgagtgcctccctccccccaccccaatcagcatgccaattctaactagagtgataggttggttcaaacagatactatttAACAGGTTGTAACCCGAGggtcacctgtgtgtgacctggcatgctttgtaagtgttgtaacctcattggccacgtgtgggctgaggatatggcctagtggcaagagtgcttgcctcccatacatgaagccctgggttcaattccccagcaccacgtagaagacggccagaagtggtgctgtggctcaagtggcagccttgcgtaaaaaaagaagccagggaactgtgctcaggccctgagttcaagccccaggattggccaaaaaaaaaaaaaagcattcattggccacctgtgtgtggtgagTTTGACCATGCAGTATTGGCCTTATATATCCCAGGCTCGGGGAGCACAGCTTGCTCTCAGCAGTTCCAGCCCCatccaagtctgggctgtggtcctggctggtcagtttgttattttttacttccccaataaattcatatttTCCATCTTTTTACATGAGATTCTGAGTGGCGGACTCttggagggaaggggaatatcctCCCTGGAATCCTATAACAGCTTTTACATTGTGTGAATCTCACGTCAGTGATAAAAATAGTTGTTTCATACATTTTTCTGCATGTAAATTAAACTTTAGAAAGTTGGTATAGTACAGTTAGCATGAGGTTTTCCAAGTACTgtacttacttttaaaaaaaaatttattcatggggctggggatatggcctagtggcaagagtgcttgcctcgtatacatgaggccctgggttcgattcctcagcaccacatatacagaacatggccagaagtggcgctgtggctcacgtggcagagtgctagccttgagcaaaaaagaagccagggacagtgctcaggcctatgactggccaaaaaacaaaaaaaaattattcattttcttgcagTGCTggtggggatcaaacccagggccttgtgcattgctaggcaattgctctaccactgagctacattctacCTGCATTTCACACATACCTACTCATACATTAAGCTTAGCCATCATGACTGTGGCACAGAAAGACACTTAAATATCAACTACTTTGTACAATTCAATATCTTTAGTTTTTcttacagtcctggggctggaactcagggcttggacactgtccctgagcttctttttttttttttttgctcaaggatagcactctacacttaagccacaacactacttctggctttttctgtttgtgtggtactaaagaaccaaacccagggcttcatgcatgctaggcaagcactctaccactaagccatgtgcCCAGCCCCAAAGTCTTACCACATGAAATTCTCCATATCCCTGAGCCCAAAGGTTTCCTTATAGTAACTCCCACCTCTAGAGATGGTGCATTTCCTCTTCATGTTGGATTGTCTGAGATCAgtggatcagagtttgaagccagctcaggcaggaaagtccatgagacctttacctccaattaatcacagaaaaagctgcaaggagGGTTGtgggtccagtggtagagtgctagttcaaggacaacacctagacccaaagtttaagccccaagacaggcaatttttgtttgttttgttttgtttttttggccagtcctaggccatgaactcagggcctgagcactgtccctggcttcttttttgctcaaggctagcactctgccacttgagccacagcgccacttctggccattttctgtatatgtggtgctgaggaatcgaacccagggcctcatgtatacgaggcaagcactcttgccactaggccatatccccagcccaagacaggcaattttttaaaaagctcagggacagtatctgggccctgaattcaagcccctatgactgacaaaaaaaaaaaaaaaagaagaagaagaagataaggcaatcacacacacaaaaagatgcaAAGCCTAAGTTTCCACAGCTCTGCTATTACCACCTCTGAGctcaaaaagatgaaaatagaacagttaTATGGAGAGGTCTCCTCACTAAAAATCTGTGACCTTCACTATTACAATCCATTATCCATTCAGGGCAAATTTTACAAGCAGAGGGCAGGGAGTGGGTGAATACAGACAAAAGACATAAGATGTTTGGTTCAAAATACAATAGCATTGATGCGGAGGAAGGCTGGAGTCCTGGAGCcttgaaggaggaaaaggaatgcAAGCCATTAGGGTACTGCTTGATACTTCTTGGCAGTTTCCTTAGTTTCCCTTAACCCACAGGACATGCAGCTTCCCTTTAATTTTCAGTTGGGCAATTTTCTCTGGACCTGTTTCTTTCATCTGTAAATTGATAAAGTTCTCTAAGGTCTCCTGTATGTGAATAGCTACTGTATCTAGGTCTAGCTACATGATCTTTAATTCTAATGATtccttttactttgctttttaaattattcatgTGTATAGGAAATTACAAGCCAGTCTGTAGGGAATATGCTAAAAACAAAagatttagccaggtgccagtggctcatgcctgtaaagctAGGTACtagagaagctgaaatctgaggatcatagtttggagtcagcataggcaagaaagtctatgagattcttatctctaattagccacaaaaaCGTGAAGAGGATCTACAGTTCAGggggtagagcacaaaagctcaggcacagtgctctggtcctgagttcaagtaccagggtTGACAAAGATTTCAGCCaaggcctaagtggtagagtaccttccGAGCAAGTTAAGGCCATGAGTACTGGGGCAAAAAATCAAGTGGCTTCTGATTAGTAAGTGAAGTCAAACTACCaaattttcaggggctggggatatggcctagtggcaagagagcttgcattgggttcgattccccagcaccacatatacagaaaacggccagaagtggcgctgtggctctagtggcagagtgctagccttgagcaaaaaggaagccagggacagtgctcagggcctgagtccaaggcccaggactggccaaagaaaaaaaaaaacctaccaaaTTTTCAGAATGAAGTCATAGCTAATTACCACAAGCTTAGATAAAATTACTGCTCAATTTACAACATAAGGTTTTCTACCAAAGTTttatttgtgggggggggggggtgtcagttgaggggcttgaactcagggcccgggcactgtccctgaactcttgctcaaagctagtgtgctatcactttgagcaacagtgccacttttccagttttctggtggttaattggagataagtcacacagactttccctgcccaggattggctttgaaccttgatcatgtGATCTCAaccaccagagtagctaggattacaggcaggagccagtggctcctggctACCAAAAGTATTTTGACTGAGTTTTACTATTATGGTTACAAATCAGCAATCTTTGACGCTAATAGGagatgaggtgtggctcagtggtagagcacttgtcaagCATGGGAGAAAggccctgtgttttgttttgttttggccagtcctggggcttgaactcagggcctgggcactgtccctgagcttctttttgctcaaagctagcactctaccacttgagccacagcgccacttccagctttttctgtttttgtggtgctaaggaataaaacccagggtttcacataTGTCAggaaagcgctctaccactaggtcatattcccagccccttgtttgcaGGAACTTGCTTGATAGCCTCACCTTCAGggtcctcttgcttcagcctcccaagtgctggcatcACAATGTCCGCCCTGGGTGTGATGCCCagcatcacaaaacaaaaacttcactGTAGTTCTTTGTCCTTTCAACTTATCTTTAAAGGGTATTTTTGTTGTAaaatagtcatttaaaaaatgtgactcagggactggggatatggcctagtggtgagagagcttacctcgtatacatgaggccctgggttcgattccccagcaccacatatacagaaaacggccagaagcagtgctgtggctcaagtggcagagtgctagccttgagcaaaaaggaagccagggacagtgctcagggcctgagtccaaggcccaggactggacaaaaaaaaaaaaaagtgacttagtggtagagtgcttgcccctagcatgcacgaagctctggattcaattcctcagtaccacctacacagaaagtcagaagtgacactgtggctcaagtggaagagtgctagccttgagcaaaataagttcaaggacagcactcaggccttgagctcaaagcctcaggattggcaaaaaagaaaaaaaatgttggggcCTGGGAATACGTGTGTTTATGTATAGGCATATGTGTACgcctatatataataatatatatgttgAGTGTGATGGTACATATCTGTAATGGCAGGGGGATGGCAAGTGCAAGGACAGTCTGGGCTACAAACCTAAAAAAGTAGGTGATTTGGGGTTTGTGTTCTCAGTCTGGGTCAAAGTgtattctctttatttatttatttttttgccagtcctgggccttggactcaggacctgagcgctgtccctggcttcctttttttgctcaaggctagcactctgctacttgagccacagcgccacctttggccgtttctatatatgtggtgctgtggaattgaacccagggcctcatgtataagaggcaagctctcttgccactaggccatattcccagcccaaagtgtATTCTCTTAGGATTCATTATGGAAGTGTCACCTGAGAATTTGTGAGCTCCCACTGGTGGTTTTCTAGCCATGGCAAGTTCGAGAAAACGGGCTTCTCTGTTTCCACAAGAGCCCAACAAGAGGAACTGTATTTTAAATGCAGAAACCAGCTCGCTGAGCTGGGACTCACCCCACGTGGGTGGCCCCCGAGCGGCTGCCCTTAACAACCCCCTCGGGGTTCTAACATTCCCTTCAGTGACGCGCAGATTGCAGGCTGGAGAAACTTACACCCCGCACCCTCCAGGACGAGCTGGGCGGGCATGAAACTGAGGTGTTAGCTGGCAAGAGCCCGCCCAGATGGGCAGCGCCCCGGGCGAGAGGCGGGGCTTGCAGCCGCGGGAATCCTAAGcccgcccctctccccacccctcggTTTCTCGCCATGGCCCCTGCACTGTTGCTCGTCCCGGCCGCCCTCGCTTCTTTCATTCTGGCCTTTGGCACTGGAGTGGAGTTCGTGCGCTTCACCTCCCTTCGGCCTCTTCTTGGAGGGACCCAGGAGTCGGGCGATCCAGGTGAGAGGGAAAGATCGAGGATGAGCTCTGGAGCCGGGAGGTGCAGAGCCGGGAGGTGGGGCTggagcccggggggcggggcttggaGACAAATGACAGGGAAGTCCCAGCCCGGGAACTTGAACCACAAAAGCTGCTGTGGGAAGCTACCGGGGGAACCGCGCTAAATAAGATGAGCTGTTGGGAGAAACTGAAAAGTGGGGACTAAGTATGAGGGGAAAGGGCCATGCACAAGATAGTGTGGGGaaaaagtgtcttttttttttttagatagaacCATAGTGGAGGGGTGTTAAAAGGAGGGAGAATTTGGAGGACCCGCTGACCATGCCATCTATGACTGCCCAACGTGCATTTTCCCAGCAATCCTCTTCCCCAGGTCTGAAGGAGGCCCggagaagaggaaaaatagaaggactgggaatgtgaacTGGACGTAGCCTACAGGGAAAGCATGAGAATTCTTAAAAACAATGAAGGCACCTGACCTGGGGCCCCAAaggcagaggagaggaaaggggaaatagTTCCTCTATCTTCTCCATCCTttgtccctttctccctccccgtCTCCCCTAGATTCCCGTCAGGGATGGCTAGCCGCTCTGCAGGATCACAGTGTCCTGAGCTCTCTGGCTTGGGATCTGGGGCTCCTGCTGCTATTTGTTGGGCAACACAGCCTCATGGCAACTGAGACAGCGAAGGCATGGATATCCCGGTACTTTGGAGTCCTTCAGAGGTCACTGTATGTGGCCTGCACTGCCCTGGCCTTACAGGTATGAGATCCTAGCAGCTGAGTCCTCAAGGGAGACAGAATCCCTGGAGTGGAGGGGCAAAATATGGATATAAGAAGAGAACTGAGGGTGTTAATCTCAGCTTCCATTCTACAAGGGCACACATCCTCCTTTTTATCAAGAAGAATGTGCTTGTCATTCCCCCAAGCACAATGTGTGCATTCTCACCTTTGCAACTTTGTTCATGTTGTAATTTTCCCTCCTTTATTCCTTAGTTTctatctttttttggtgccagtcagggtttgaactcaggacctgggtgctatccctgaggggttttcttgttgttgtttattttcttaagtctagtgctctaccccttgagccacagctctacctttggggcagttaattagagatcagagtctcacaagctttcctgtccaggctggcttggaattgcagtcctcagacccGGGCCtgttgagtagttaggactacagggtgagccactagcgcctggctaaCTCCTTAGTCTTACTCTGTTCTACAAACTACCTCCCTAGGTCTCAGGAGACTTGCTTTCCAGTTACTTTGTGTTTTCACTGGGTCCTTAGCATAGGCTACTTTCTAAACACTTCTGTAAATCCCATCTAGTGATAGGTCACCCTTCATGTCCTTAGAATCTCATCCAGCACCCTTCACATGGTAAACTATTGGCTGGGGATCCATAGGGGTGAACTGTGGGctctcctgggggaggggccgTCTGGGTCTCTCCCCTGTGGGCAGTTGAGTTGCTGGGATACCCAGCAACTTTGTTCTTCCCCAGTTGGTGATGCGGTACTGGGACCCTGTACCCAGAGGCCCTGTACTGTGGGAAGCTCGGGGTGAGCCCTGGGCCACCTGGGTGCCCCTCCTCTGCTTTGTGCTCCACGTCATCTCCTGGCTCCTCATCTTCAGCATTCTTCTCGTCTTTGACTACGCTGAGCTCATGGGCCTCAAACAGGTGAAACTCCCAGATCCATAAGACCTCTAACCTTATCTAGAATtcatctttctcccttccccttgggTTTCCCTGCTCCCGAGTTattcctcccttcccttgctatgtactccccctccccccactaccCCTTCTAGTCTTCCCTCAAAGATCAACAACTTTTAATCAATCTCCTAGGCTTGGAGAGAATGCAAAGACTAGAGATCAGGGGCTtgaagggcaagggggaggagggaggggcactAGGCTTGATTTCTAGCAGGGTAATGCCTGGAAGAGGACAGTGGTGGCTGAGTTGGGAAAAGAACTTAGCTGGATTTCTCTGCGGCTCTCTCCTAGGTGTACTACCATGTGCTAGGGCTGGGTGAGCCTCTGGCACTGAAGTCTCCCCGGGCTCTGAGGCTCTTTTCCCACCTTCGCCACCCAGTGTGTGTGGAACTGCTGACAGTTCTGTGGGTGGTCCCCACCCTGGGCACCGACCGCTTCCTCCTTGCTCTCCTCCTTACCCTCTACCTGGGTCTGGCTCATGGACTCG
This window encodes:
- the Nrm gene encoding nurim is translated as MAPALLLVPAALASFILAFGTGVEFVRFTSLRPLLGGTQESGDPDSRQGWLAALQDHSVLSSLAWDLGLLLLFVGQHSLMATETAKAWISRYFGVLQRSLYVACTALALQLVMRYWDPVPRGPVLWEARGEPWATWVPLLCFVLHVISWLLIFSILLVFDYAELMGLKQVYYHVLGLGEPLALKSPRALRLFSHLRHPVCVELLTVLWVVPTLGTDRFLLALLLTLYLGLAHGLDQQDLRYLKAQLQRKLHLLARPQDGEAE